The Campylobacter sp. MIT 12-8780 genome has a window encoding:
- a CDS encoding peptidoglycan D,D-transpeptidase FtsI family protein — protein MQEANKTRVSKVAFAFIMASFFMLLFLSSTFFLTSKRNIPNTEKDQYDTALRGNIITSDHFIIASSKQIYRAEVDLRSLDKGKLELFLKLFEIYSGSSKAQMQDIKKRLELAFKKNTYNFILSQNLDSKHASYLKELSKKLYVQGFFKAFANNNNKVETRGLSISLHKEDRNYMSKDTLTPVIGYTRAFFDEESKMLKNIGVKGLEKYYDECLLPFQNEKVQGLKDIGGNIILDLNSVQKRKINGCDLYTNLHLKLQKTIEKAIDQRNADLNASEIIVGVMQSNTGKILALASSRRYDPSNRGKDLSVLNASAVEYAYETGSVIKPFIFTTALRLNKLQLNEQINTHNGYYKLGRFTIQDDHKAKSMSAEEVLVYSSNIGMIQIAKRLSNFEIVSGLKIFRFGEKSGIDLPYEQKGELPNPSRLRDIEKSVLSYGYGLKTTFMQLLAAYNVFNNDGIYITPSLANAFYQNGKKVDLSAEFSKEKILSSTAAKQIQNILIATTEKGTGRKALTEGIIIGGKTGTARIAQKGGYSTTRYNASFFGFANDAKNAYTIGVLVRTPTKPYSYYAAQSALPMFKDVVDILIQEDFLEPIKP, from the coding sequence TAAGCTCAACCTTTTTTCTCACTTCTAAACGCAATATCCCAAACACTGAAAAAGATCAATACGACACAGCCCTCAGGGGCAATATCATCACAAGCGATCATTTTATCATCGCTTCTTCAAAGCAAATTTATCGAGCTGAAGTTGATTTGAGGAGCTTAGATAAAGGCAAGTTGGAGCTTTTTTTAAAACTTTTTGAAATTTATAGTGGCTCAAGTAAAGCACAAATGCAAGATATCAAAAAACGTCTCGAGCTTGCTTTTAAAAAAAACACTTACAACTTCATACTTTCTCAAAATTTAGACTCAAAGCACGCAAGCTATCTTAAAGAACTCTCTAAAAAACTCTATGTGCAAGGCTTTTTCAAAGCTTTTGCAAACAACAATAATAAAGTCGAAACAAGAGGCTTAAGCATAAGTTTGCATAAAGAAGATAGAAATTATATGTCAAAAGATACCTTAACACCGGTTATTGGCTATACTAGAGCTTTTTTTGATGAAGAAAGCAAAATGCTTAAAAATATCGGCGTAAAAGGGCTTGAAAAATACTATGATGAATGCTTGCTTCCTTTTCAAAATGAAAAAGTGCAAGGACTTAAAGATATAGGTGGAAATATCATCTTAGATTTAAATTCCGTGCAAAAACGCAAAATTAATGGCTGTGATTTATATACTAATCTTCACCTTAAACTTCAAAAAACTATAGAAAAAGCCATCGATCAAAGAAATGCTGATCTTAATGCAAGCGAAATTATCGTCGGCGTTATGCAAAGTAATACCGGTAAAATTCTAGCCCTAGCAAGCTCAAGAAGGTATGATCCAAGCAACCGGGGCAAAGATTTAAGCGTGCTTAATGCAAGTGCTGTAGAATATGCCTATGAAACAGGCTCTGTAATCAAGCCTTTTATATTTACAACAGCCTTAAGACTTAACAAACTTCAACTTAACGAGCAGATCAACACACATAATGGTTATTACAAGCTTGGACGCTTCACTATACAAGATGATCACAAGGCAAAAAGTATGAGTGCTGAAGAAGTTTTAGTGTATTCTTCAAATATAGGCATGATACAAATCGCTAAAAGACTTAGCAATTTTGAGATCGTCTCAGGTCTTAAAATTTTTCGTTTTGGTGAAAAAAGTGGCATTGATCTGCCTTACGAACAAAAAGGAGAACTGCCAAATCCTAGTCGCTTAAGAGATATAGAAAAATCCGTTTTAAGTTATGGATATGGACTAAAAACAACCTTTATGCAACTTCTAGCAGCCTACAATGTCTTTAATAATGATGGCATTTATATCACGCCAAGCCTTGCAAACGCCTTTTATCAAAATGGCAAAAAAGTGGATTTAAGTGCTGAATTTAGCAAAGAAAAAATACTCTCAAGCACAGCCGCAAAACAAATTCAAAATATCCTCATCGCTACAACAGAAAAAGGCACAGGACGAAAGGCTTTAACTGAGGGCATTATCATAGGTGGAAAAACAGGCACAGCAAGGATAGCTCAAAAAGGCGGCTACTCCACCACTCGCTATAATGCAAGCTTTTTTGGCTTTGCAAATGACGCAAAAAACGCTTACACCATAGGCGTTTTAGTAAGAACACCTACAAAGCCTTATTCTTACTATGCTGCACAAAGTGCATTGCCTATGTTTAAAGATGTGGTGGATATACTCATACAAGAGGATTTTTTAGAACCTATAAAACCTTAA
- a CDS encoding FAD-binding and (Fe-S)-binding domain-containing protein, producing the protein MSKAELVFKIPPYELFYERAKLFLGDRIFKDYLRCFAYGIDASCYRYIPKIVIIASNEDEIVRILKLSDELDLALSFRAAGTSLNGQACCESILVLCNTHWKKIQLVFDESKQPSSIWCDCGVIGASANEALKPYAKKIGPDPATINNALIGGIFSNNSSGMCCGVKQNTYQTIKSVRVILQNGFVLDTSQDQSVLEFMKTYPHMAERLLTLRAELLADSELSSFIRHKFKIKNTTGYSLNALLDFNKLKDILNHIFIGAEGTLAFISRVELECVKDFKHKACALIFYEDILTAAKAIKILAQNDDLVSAAEIMDYASLLSVQNLEGLPVEIKQIKPKNCAILIQLEEDDKEKLEQNIAFISQSLASIQSLFGVRFSFDAKEQESWWKVRKGLLPLTAATRASASTVITEDICFEIEHFAAGIEGIEALFEKHKFKGIIFGHALSGNVHFIITPLLGIKEESERFGIFMQDLVDLVVSYNGSIKAEHGTGRMMAPFVKQEWGEKAYKFNQAIKAIFDPKRLINPDVIITEDQNIHLKNLKPASANLIEDYLDTCMECGFCEKICPSKDLSLTPRQRIAVYREIARLKSKIRTPSEQKELNELEKGFEYLVVKTCATCSMCATLCPLEIDTAKIASKASQAKGFLSSKIASNLAKNMAFTTKLAGFGVSGANLAQNVFGAEFVQGMSEKLNRLCHTPLVSAFFPSKNTYKLHSKLTQTNEKQVVYFSSCLNRMFSPSKKASDQRSIAQVFESLCKKADFSVIYPSNLNNLCCSKAFKNHEKEAKDLAFKTFQSLCEVSLNAKLPIVCDHSACSLELLRYAKEYENKAGLTLNIIDMPAFVLKYLSSNLSFSKQSQEKIALYAPCSTRNLLVKKQNLAWENAIFELARLCGAEICEDKNVKCCGFAGNKGFLTPELNQSALRNFGKDDEGNDAFKGIIKGFSSSSTCEIGLSTKSHFAWQHIIYLVDTCTD; encoded by the coding sequence ATGAGTAAGGCAGAACTTGTTTTTAAGATACCCCCTTATGAACTTTTTTATGAGAGGGCGAAGCTTTTTTTAGGGGATAGAATTTTTAAGGATTATTTGCGTTGTTTTGCTTATGGTATCGATGCTTCTTGTTATCGTTATATCCCAAAAATAGTGATTATCGCAAGTAATGAAGATGAAATCGTGCGAATTTTAAAGCTTAGCGATGAGCTTGATTTGGCATTAAGTTTTAGGGCAGCTGGGACATCTTTGAACGGGCAAGCCTGTTGCGAGAGTATTTTGGTGCTGTGTAATACTCACTGGAAGAAAATTCAGCTTGTTTTTGATGAGAGCAAACAGCCAAGCTCGATTTGGTGTGATTGTGGTGTGATAGGAGCAAGCGCAAATGAAGCTTTAAAGCCTTATGCAAAAAAGATAGGTCCTGATCCAGCTACTATAAATAATGCTCTTATTGGTGGAATTTTTTCAAACAATTCAAGTGGTATGTGCTGTGGAGTAAAGCAAAACACTTATCAAACTATCAAATCAGTGCGTGTTATCTTACAAAATGGCTTTGTGCTTGATACCTCACAAGATCAAAGTGTGCTTGAGTTTATGAAAACTTATCCACATATGGCTGAAAGGCTTTTGACATTAAGAGCTGAACTTTTAGCTGATAGCGAGCTTTCAAGTTTTATCAGACATAAATTTAAGATTAAAAATACCACCGGCTATAGCTTAAATGCCTTACTTGATTTTAACAAGCTTAAAGATATACTCAATCATATCTTTATCGGTGCTGAAGGCACACTAGCCTTTATTTCAAGGGTAGAGCTTGAGTGTGTGAAGGATTTTAAACACAAAGCCTGTGCTTTGATCTTTTATGAGGATATTTTAACTGCGGCTAAGGCTATAAAAATTTTAGCTCAAAATGATGATTTGGTTAGTGCTGCTGAGATTATGGACTATGCTTCTTTATTAAGTGTGCAGAATTTAGAGGGTTTGCCTGTTGAGATTAAGCAAATAAAGCCAAAAAATTGTGCTATTTTGATCCAACTTGAAGAAGACGATAAAGAAAAACTTGAGCAAAATATCGCTTTTATAAGTCAGAGTTTAGCAAGTATTCAAAGCCTTTTTGGGGTGCGTTTTAGCTTTGATGCAAAAGAGCAAGAGTCTTGGTGGAAGGTGCGTAAGGGTTTACTTCCTTTAACAGCAGCTACAAGAGCGAGTGCAAGCACGGTTATCACTGAGGATATTTGCTTTGAGATAGAGCATTTTGCAGCTGGGATTGAGGGCATTGAAGCTTTGTTTGAAAAGCATAAATTTAAGGGCATTATCTTTGGGCATGCCTTAAGTGGCAATGTGCATTTTATCATCACGCCTTTACTTGGTATAAAAGAAGAAAGTGAGCGTTTTGGCATTTTTATGCAAGATTTGGTTGATCTTGTGGTAAGTTATAATGGCAGTATTAAAGCAGAGCATGGCACAGGACGCATGATGGCTCCTTTTGTGAAGCAAGAATGGGGCGAAAAAGCGTATAAATTTAACCAAGCGATCAAAGCAATTTTTGATCCTAAAAGGCTTATTAATCCTGATGTTATTATCACTGAAGATCAAAATATCCATCTTAAAAATCTCAAACCAGCAAGTGCGAATTTGATAGAGGATTACTTAGATACTTGTATGGAGTGTGGTTTTTGTGAAAAAATTTGTCCAAGCAAAGACTTAAGCCTTACTCCGCGCCAACGCATAGCCGTATATAGAGAAATCGCTCGCTTAAAAAGCAAAATCCGCACCCCAAGCGAACAAAAAGAGCTTAACGAGCTTGAAAAAGGTTTTGAATACCTTGTGGTAAAAACTTGCGCGACTTGTTCTATGTGTGCTACGCTTTGTCCGCTTGAAATAGACACGGCAAAAATCGCTTCAAAAGCCAGTCAAGCTAAGGGTTTTTTAAGCTCAAAAATCGCTTCAAATTTAGCTAAAAATATGGCTTTTACAACCAAACTTGCTGGTTTTGGTGTAAGTGGGGCAAATTTAGCTCAAAATGTGTTTGGTGCTGAGTTTGTGCAAGGTATGAGTGAAAAGCTGAACCGACTTTGTCATACGCCTTTGGTGAGTGCGTTTTTTCCAAGTAAAAATACTTACAAGCTTCATTCTAAGCTTACACAAACAAATGAAAAGCAAGTGGTGTATTTTAGTTCATGCTTAAACAGAATGTTTAGCCCAAGTAAAAAGGCAAGTGATCAAAGAAGTATAGCCCAAGTGTTTGAAAGCTTGTGTAAAAAGGCTGATTTTAGCGTGATATATCCTTCAAATTTAAATAATCTTTGCTGTTCAAAAGCCTTTAAAAATCACGAAAAAGAAGCCAAAGACTTAGCTTTTAAGACTTTTCAAAGTTTATGCGAAGTAAGTTTAAATGCTAAATTACCTATAGTATGCGATCATAGCGCGTGTTCTTTAGAGCTTTTAAGATATGCAAAAGAGTATGAGAATAAAGCAGGACTTACATTAAATATCATTGATATGCCAGCTTTTGTTTTAAAGTATTTAAGCTCAAATTTAAGCTTTTCTAAGCAAAGTCAAGAAAAAATAGCCCTTTATGCACCTTGCTCGACTCGAAATTTGCTTGTTAAAAAACAAAATTTAGCTTGGGAAAATGCTATTTTTGAGCTTGCAAGACTTTGTGGGGCTGAAATTTGTGAGGATAAAAATGTAAAATGTTGTGGTTTTGCTGGTAATAAAGGCTTTTTAACCCCAGAACTTAATCAAAGTGCTTTAAGGAATTTTGGAAAAGATGATGAAGGAAATGACGCTTTTAAGGGTATCATAAAAGGTTTTAGTAGCTCAAGCACCTGTGAGATAGGCTTAAGCACCAAAAGTCATTTTGCGTGGCAGCATATCATTTATCTTGTGGATACTTGCACGGATTAA
- the hemH gene encoding ferrochelatase: MKLVLFLNMGGAENLKDCELFLKNMFNDPYILTIKNNLLRAFVAFCITKARVKAMQKNYKHLGGKSPLNELTQSLCDKLNKEFKGKVCFDFANLYVPPFAKEVLSKYKLSKDDELVLFPLYPHHSQTTVTSSLEVLKKAISELKIQSKVSEIDVFYEDKSYNELIKKHILKANEDFKKGHKKHLIFSAHSLPVSIIKKGDVYEKHINEHFNALKKELEPYFDKIELGYQSKLGPVKWLEPNTSDIIANLDNEALIYPLAFCIDCSETVFELEIEYRKIASKDYKVVACPNDSVEFVEFIKQYF, from the coding sequence ATGAAACTTGTTTTATTTTTAAATATGGGTGGGGCTGAGAATTTAAAAGATTGTGAGCTTTTTTTAAAAAATATGTTTAACGATCCTTATATTTTAACTATTAAAAACAATCTTTTAAGGGCTTTTGTAGCATTTTGCATCACAAAAGCAAGAGTTAAGGCTATGCAAAAAAATTATAAGCACTTAGGTGGAAAATCTCCCCTAAATGAGCTCACTCAAAGTCTTTGCGATAAGCTTAATAAAGAATTCAAAGGAAAAGTTTGCTTTGATTTTGCAAATTTATATGTGCCTCCTTTTGCAAAAGAAGTTTTAAGCAAATATAAGCTTAGTAAAGATGATGAGCTCGTGCTTTTTCCTCTTTATCCACATCATTCTCAAACCACGGTTACTTCATCTTTAGAAGTGCTTAAAAAAGCTATAAGCGAGCTAAAAATTCAAAGCAAAGTCAGCGAAATTGATGTTTTTTATGAAGATAAAAGCTATAATGAGCTGATTAAAAAACATATCTTAAAAGCCAATGAGGATTTTAAAAAAGGGCATAAAAAGCATTTGATTTTTTCAGCTCATTCTTTGCCTGTATCTATCATCAAAAAAGGCGATGTGTATGAAAAGCATATCAATGAGCATTTTAATGCACTCAAAAAAGAGCTTGAGCCGTATTTTGATAAAATAGAGCTAGGCTATCAATCCAAACTTGGTCCTGTAAAATGGCTTGAGCCAAATACAAGTGATATTATCGCTAATTTAGATAATGAAGCTTTGATTTATCCACTTGCTTTTTGTATAGATTGTTCTGAGACGGTTTTTGAGCTTGAGATAGAGTATAGAAAAATCGCCTCAAAAGACTATAAAGTCGTTGCTTGTCCAAATGATAGTGTTGAGTTTGTTGAATTTATCAAGCAGTATTTTTAA
- a CDS encoding Gfo/Idh/MocA family protein — protein MKIGIAGLGKMGQNHLKELQKNEKLQLCALYDTELKQGFKEPFFNDLAKFLAQNLDIIIISSPTKTHLDLAKEVFKSVKCVLIEKPLALNLAQMQEIQNLAKEYGVRVAVGFSERFNPCIVALKELLHNEKIISMDIQRFSPYPQRISDVGVLQDLAVHDLDLIGFLGGELIKNCTLKKLYKKDSQREDEATQLCECEGFLAYAHQSWNCEQKLRRVSVITENAFFEANLNDFILLKNGKAVSIKEKSPLSAEHEALFELASLNMTNEKMSHGGGRLSALGTIQDALAVQKWLE, from the coding sequence GTGAAAATAGGCATAGCCGGACTTGGTAAAATGGGGCAAAACCATTTAAAAGAGCTGCAAAAAAATGAAAAACTGCAACTTTGTGCTTTATATGATACTGAGTTAAAACAAGGTTTTAAGGAGCCTTTTTTTAATGATTTGGCTAAATTTTTAGCTCAAAACTTAGATATTATCATCATCTCAAGTCCTACAAAGACGCATTTAGACTTAGCAAAAGAAGTGTTTAAGAGTGTAAAATGTGTTTTGATTGAAAAGCCTTTGGCTTTAAATTTAGCTCAAATGCAAGAAATTCAAAATTTAGCTAAAGAATATGGCGTGCGTGTAGCTGTAGGCTTTAGTGAGAGGTTTAATCCTTGCATAGTAGCTTTAAAAGAGCTTTTGCATAATGAAAAAATCATCAGCATGGATATACAACGTTTTTCACCTTATCCACAAAGGATTAGCGATGTGGGTGTTTTGCAGGATTTAGCTGTGCATGATCTTGATCTTATAGGCTTTCTAGGAGGCGAACTAATTAAAAATTGCACGCTTAAAAAGCTGTATAAAAAAGATAGTCAAAGAGAAGATGAGGCTACACAACTTTGCGAGTGCGAGGGCTTTTTAGCTTATGCACATCAAAGCTGGAATTGTGAGCAAAAGCTAAGAAGGGTCAGTGTTATCACTGAAAATGCTTTTTTTGAGGCGAATTTAAATGATTTTATTTTGCTTAAAAATGGCAAGGCTGTAAGTATAAAAGAAAAAAGCCCTTTATCAGCAGAGCATGAAGCTCTTTTTGAGCTAGCAAGCTTAAATATGACAAATGAAAAAATGTCGCATGGGGGGGGGCGTTTGAGCGCTTTAGGGACTATACAAGATGCCTTAGCAGTGCAGAAATGGCTTGAGTGA
- a CDS encoding DegT/DnrJ/EryC1/StrS family aminotransferase, with protein MPFIDLKAQYLSYQDEIQTAINEVLHSTSFIGGAKLEEFEANLAKYVGTKHAIGCSSGTSALLLALLASNIKAGDEVIVPSFTFIATAEMVSFIGAKPVFADINLQDYNLNINTLENLVSEKTKAIIAVSMFGQMPDILALKEFCKNKNLILIEDGAQSFGAKQNEHKSCSLAHISCTSFFPSKPLGAYGDAGAVFTDDDELARKIRIFLNHGQVKRYMHEYIGFNGRLDTLQAAILNVKLKHLDEELVLREQKARVYLENLQNCILPSVKEGFKSVWAQFSVRVKDRSKVVAKLEKAGIPSAIHYPLGLHLQEAFKDLGYKKGDLANTELVSEEILSLPMSAFLKQGDQEQVIAAFNEEN; from the coding sequence ATCCCATTTATCGATTTAAAAGCACAATATTTAAGCTATCAAGATGAAATTCAAACAGCGATTAATGAAGTTTTACACAGCACTTCTTTTATAGGCGGGGCTAAACTTGAGGAATTTGAGGCTAATTTAGCCAAGTATGTAGGCACAAAACACGCCATAGGGTGTTCTAGTGGCACTTCAGCCTTACTTTTGGCACTTTTAGCCTCAAATATCAAGGCAGGAGATGAAGTTATCGTGCCTAGTTTTACTTTCATAGCTACGGCTGAAATGGTAAGCTTCATCGGTGCAAAACCTGTTTTTGCTGATATAAATTTACAAGATTATAATCTTAACATAAATACTTTAGAAAATTTAGTGAGTGAAAAAACTAAAGCCATAATCGCTGTAAGTATGTTTGGACAAATGCCTGATATACTTGCTTTAAAAGAATTTTGTAAAAACAAAAATCTCATTTTGATCGAAGATGGGGCTCAAAGCTTTGGCGCAAAGCAAAACGAGCATAAATCCTGCTCTTTAGCTCATATATCTTGCACAAGCTTTTTTCCTTCTAAGCCTTTAGGAGCGTATGGGGACGCTGGGGCTGTTTTTACAGATGATGATGAGCTTGCAAGAAAAATTAGAATTTTTCTTAATCACGGACAAGTCAAACGTTATATGCACGAATACATAGGCTTTAACGGCAGACTTGATACTCTTCAAGCAGCGATTTTAAATGTAAAATTAAAGCATTTAGATGAAGAGCTTGTTTTAAGAGAACAAAAGGCTAGGGTGTATCTTGAAAATTTACAAAACTGCATTTTGCCAAGTGTAAAAGAAGGCTTTAAGAGTGTTTGGGCGCAATTTAGCGTGCGGGTAAAAGATAGAAGTAAAGTTGTCGCTAAACTTGAAAAAGCAGGCATTCCAAGTGCTATTCATTATCCTTTAGGACTTCATTTACAAGAGGCTTTTAAGGATTTAGGCTATAAAAAGGGCGATTTAGCAAATACTGAGCTTGTTAGTGAAGAAATTTTATCCTTGCCTATGAGTGCTTTTTTAAAGCAAGGCGATCAAGAGCAGGTTATAGCTGCCTTTAATGAGGAAAACTAA
- the alaS gene encoding alanine--tRNA ligase, with translation MNVRAEYLKFFESKGHKIIPSAPLVPDDASLLFTNAGMVPFKSIFTGEVPRPTPPRNTSCQTCIRAGGKHNDLDNVGYTARHHTFFEMLGNFSFGDYFKKEAIAYAWEFVTEVLKLPKDRLYVTVHESDDEAYELWQEHIQKERIYKFGDKDNFWQMGDTGPCGPCSEIFYDQGQEHFNSSEDYMGGDGDRFLEIWNLVFMQYERSKDGKLSPLPKPSIDTGMGLERVTAIKEGKFSNFDSSLFMPIIEEIAKLCGKAYVYESGASYRVIADHIRSSVFLLAQGTSFDKEGRGYVLRRIMRRALRHGYLLGLKEPFMHKLVDVVVKLMGDHYTYLQEKQELVKEQIKLEEERFLSTIENGIEMFNEELAKTQEIFSGEVAFKLYDTYGFPLDLTADMLREKNLKLDEAEFERLMNEQKQRAKASWKGSGDKAVNGDFKELLEQFKENEFIGYTESESKSKVLALLDEDFKQISGLKTGMAGWVMLDRTPFYATSGGQVGDSGFLGASKVLDTQKFFGLNLSKIEAKEELEVGLNINAKIDKERREQIARHHSATHLLHYALRKILGSHIAQAGSLVEANKLRFDFTHAKAVSKEELEKIEELVNAMINEADTQKTELMSLEKAKQSGAIALFNEKYQDEVRVVSLGASKELCGGTHVKSTAEIGSFYITKESGVSAGVRRIEAVVSKAAYAWVKKQTNELENAKEELKNNDIQAGIKRLKNELSTLKNELKNASKNELSSQDIKGIKICVQAVQNGDIKAMIDDFKNAHEKAVILLAQIKDEKLIFAAGVKNTNLKAGELVKCAAVVAGGNGGGRADFATAGGKDLSKLDEALQAGLELIKKEL, from the coding sequence ATGAATGTCAGGGCTGAGTATTTGAAATTTTTTGAGAGTAAGGGGCATAAGATAATCCCTTCAGCGCCCTTAGTGCCAGATGATGCAAGCTTGCTTTTTACTAATGCTGGTATGGTGCCTTTTAAGAGCATTTTTACAGGCGAAGTGCCTCGCCCTACTCCACCAAGAAATACAAGTTGTCAAACCTGCATAAGAGCTGGAGGCAAGCACAATGACTTAGACAATGTCGGCTACACAGCGCGTCATCATACTTTTTTTGAAATGCTTGGGAATTTTAGCTTTGGGGATTATTTTAAAAAAGAAGCCATTGCTTATGCTTGGGAGTTTGTAACTGAAGTGTTAAAACTTCCTAAAGATAGGCTTTATGTAACCGTGCATGAAAGCGATGATGAAGCCTATGAGCTTTGGCAAGAACATATTCAAAAAGAGCGAATTTATAAATTTGGCGATAAGGATAATTTCTGGCAAATGGGCGATACTGGACCTTGCGGACCTTGCAGTGAAATCTTTTATGATCAAGGGCAGGAGCATTTTAACTCAAGTGAAGATTATATGGGAGGCGATGGGGATCGCTTCCTTGAAATTTGGAACTTAGTTTTTATGCAGTATGAAAGAAGCAAGGACGGCAAGCTCTCGCCTTTACCAAAGCCTAGCATTGATACAGGCATGGGACTTGAAAGAGTTACAGCTATCAAAGAAGGTAAATTTAGCAATTTTGATAGCTCCTTGTTTATGCCTATCATAGAAGAAATCGCTAAACTTTGCGGAAAAGCTTATGTCTATGAAAGTGGGGCTAGCTATAGAGTTATAGCCGATCATATACGCTCAAGTGTGTTTTTACTTGCTCAAGGCACAAGCTTTGATAAAGAAGGCAGGGGTTATGTTTTAAGAAGGATAATGAGAAGGGCTTTAAGGCATGGATATTTGCTTGGGCTTAAAGAACCTTTTATGCATAAACTTGTTGATGTAGTTGTAAAACTCATGGGGGATCATTATACCTATCTTCAAGAAAAACAAGAGCTTGTTAAAGAACAAATCAAGCTTGAAGAAGAGCGTTTTTTAAGCACCATAGAAAATGGTATAGAAATGTTTAATGAAGAGCTTGCAAAAACTCAAGAAATCTTTAGCGGAGAAGTTGCCTTTAAGCTTTATGATACCTATGGTTTTCCACTTGATCTAACTGCTGATATGCTAAGAGAAAAAAATCTCAAGCTTGATGAGGCTGAGTTTGAAAGACTCATGAATGAGCAAAAGCAAAGAGCAAAGGCAAGCTGGAAAGGAAGCGGAGATAAGGCTGTAAATGGGGATTTCAAAGAGCTTTTAGAACAATTCAAAGAAAATGAATTTATAGGCTATACTGAAAGTGAAAGTAAGAGTAAGGTTTTAGCTTTGCTTGATGAGGATTTTAAACAAATTTCAGGGCTTAAAACAGGTATGGCTGGCTGGGTTATGCTTGATCGCACTCCATTTTATGCCACAAGTGGGGGACAGGTTGGAGATAGTGGCTTTTTGGGGGCTAGTAAGGTGCTTGATACTCAAAAATTCTTTGGCTTAAATTTAAGTAAAATTGAGGCTAAAGAAGAACTTGAAGTTGGCTTAAATATCAATGCAAAGATCGATAAAGAAAGAAGAGAACAGATCGCAAGACACCATTCAGCTACGCATTTACTTCATTATGCCTTGCGTAAAATTCTAGGCTCTCACATCGCTCAAGCTGGCTCACTTGTAGAGGCAAACAAACTCCGTTTTGATTTCACGCATGCTAAGGCTGTAAGCAAAGAAGAACTTGAAAAAATAGAAGAGCTTGTTAATGCGATGATTAATGAAGCAGATACGCAAAAAACAGAACTGATGAGCCTAGAAAAAGCCAAACAAAGTGGAGCTATAGCTTTATTTAACGAAAAATACCAAGATGAAGTAAGAGTTGTAAGTCTTGGTGCAAGCAAAGAGCTTTGCGGTGGCACTCATGTAAAAAGCACAGCTGAAATAGGAAGCTTTTATATCACTAAAGAAAGCGGAGTAAGTGCTGGAGTAAGGCGCATTGAAGCTGTGGTAAGCAAAGCAGCTTATGCTTGGGTAAAAAAGCAAACAAATGAGCTTGAAAATGCAAAAGAAGAGCTTAAAAACAATGATATACAAGCTGGTATCAAAAGGCTTAAAAACGAACTTTCAACCCTTAAAAATGAGCTTAAAAATGCAAGTAAAAATGAGCTTAGCTCACAAGATATCAAAGGTATAAAAATTTGCGTGCAAGCGGTGCAAAATGGCGACATAAAAGCTATGATTGATGATTTTAAAAACGCTCATGAAAAAGCTGTGATTTTACTCGCTCAAATCAAAGATGAAAAGCTTATCTTTGCTGCTGGAGTAAAAAACACAAATTTAAAAGCTGGCGAGCTTGTTAAATGTGCAGCTGTCGTAGCTGGGGGCAATGGAGGTGGCAGGGCTGATTTTGCTACTGCTGGAGGTAAAGACTTAAGCAAGCTTGATGAGGCTTTACAAGCTGGGCTTGAGCTCATCAAAAAAGAGCTTTAA
- the maf gene encoding septum formation inhibitor Maf yields MLYLASSSSSRARLLKQNGFEFSQLQVSFDESSVDKNLKPEIYVQKVLELKEKLFFKSKEFKALKANFDEKNDSIVFADSIVSVDDIILTKAHNDEEALEMLSLQNAKKLSIISALSISSHKKITALSLAKLTLAPFEEKELRAFIASKAYLGKAGCVECEGFHKKYILKLQGELSTALGLDISILKAYL; encoded by the coding sequence ATGCTTTATCTTGCTTCAAGCTCAAGTTCAAGAGCAAGGCTTTTAAAGCAAAATGGCTTTGAGTTTTCACAGCTTCAAGTAAGCTTTGATGAAAGCAGTGTTGATAAAAACTTAAAGCCAGAAATTTATGTGCAAAAAGTGCTTGAGCTTAAAGAAAAGCTTTTCTTTAAAAGCAAAGAATTTAAGGCTTTAAAAGCTAACTTTGATGAAAAAAATGATAGCATAGTCTTTGCAGATAGTATAGTTAGCGTTGATGATATTATACTGACTAAGGCTCATAATGATGAAGAAGCCTTAGAAATGCTGAGCTTGCAAAATGCTAAAAAACTAAGTATTATCAGTGCTTTAAGCATTAGCTCACACAAAAAAATCACTGCTTTAAGCCTAGCAAAACTCACACTCGCTCCTTTTGAAGAAAAAGAACTTAGGGCTTTTATCGCTTCAAAAGCCTATCTTGGTAAGGCAGGTTGCGTGGAATGCGAGGGCTTTCATAAAAAATACATTCTTAAGCTTCAAGGCGAGCTAAGCACAGCCTTAGGGCTTGATATATCCATTTTAAAGGCGTATCTATGA